A single Bacillus sp. OxB-1 DNA region contains:
- a CDS encoding ATP-binding protein, whose translation MSQFHKRQGENPHLQPNIIISFKMKMILLVAALIIAIITVIGLFIGHFISVTMEAQVGDRALSVAESVAHIPELAEAFVHEDPASIIDPLVAPIQKATKAEFIVVGNTEEIRYAHPDIDKIGKKMIGEDNEKALVNGESYVSKAAGSLGDSVRAKVPVFLDGKIVGVVSVGFLVNDIQSIIRSYNIHLWIVLLNIAIVAIIGAILIASYLKKVLFGLEPEEIAHLFVQKETILQSTHEGIIAVNQNGIITMINVAAQRLLFNQVTHPNQYEGKSIKELEQAKQLLHFLRDENDRIDQELVVGKTIVFANKVPIYHEKSLIGTVFTFRNKTEIDLLTKELTSIKQYTNALRAQTHEFSNKLYTILGLLQLDKKEEALSYIQQESSLQKNWIRLLIQKVSDPQVSGLLLGKINQASELGIEIEIQKDSRLTTPLHEKQREALLTAIGNLIDNAMDAVRKNPPDDRKIAIFFTDIGKDILFEIDDSGEGVPDLYVKMIFDQGFTLKKGEHGGLGLALTKQLIEGVNGELYLEEGDLGGAGFVLSIPKERGESDA comes from the coding sequence ATGAGTCAATTCCATAAAAGACAGGGTGAAAACCCACATCTTCAACCAAATATCATTATTAGCTTCAAAATGAAAATGATTTTACTAGTAGCTGCCCTCATCATAGCGATCATTACGGTAATCGGGCTTTTCATTGGTCATTTCATATCCGTTACGATGGAAGCCCAAGTCGGGGATCGCGCGCTTAGTGTAGCAGAGAGTGTTGCGCATATTCCTGAACTGGCCGAAGCATTCGTGCATGAAGACCCCGCATCCATTATCGATCCCCTTGTCGCGCCCATTCAAAAAGCGACAAAGGCCGAATTCATTGTCGTCGGCAATACGGAGGAAATTCGGTATGCGCATCCTGACATCGATAAAATTGGAAAGAAAATGATCGGAGAAGATAATGAAAAGGCGTTGGTGAATGGCGAGTCATATGTCTCCAAAGCTGCGGGGTCATTGGGTGACTCAGTCCGAGCCAAAGTTCCTGTCTTTTTGGATGGTAAGATTGTGGGTGTCGTATCGGTCGGGTTTTTGGTCAATGATATCCAATCGATCATAAGGTCTTATAATATCCACTTATGGATTGTCTTATTGAATATAGCGATAGTCGCGATAATCGGTGCCATTCTTATTGCATCGTATCTTAAAAAAGTATTGTTCGGCTTGGAACCGGAAGAGATTGCCCATTTATTCGTCCAAAAAGAGACCATTCTCCAATCAACGCATGAAGGTATTATAGCTGTGAACCAAAACGGTATAATTACAATGATTAATGTTGCGGCGCAGCGTTTATTGTTCAACCAAGTCACTCATCCTAATCAATATGAAGGAAAGTCTATCAAGGAACTGGAACAGGCAAAGCAATTACTCCATTTTCTTCGGGATGAAAACGATCGAATCGATCAAGAGTTGGTGGTTGGGAAAACAATTGTTTTTGCCAATAAAGTTCCTATTTATCACGAAAAGTCATTGATCGGGACAGTATTCACATTCCGGAATAAAACTGAAATTGATTTGTTAACAAAGGAATTGACGTCGATCAAACAATATACAAACGCGTTGCGAGCTCAAACACATGAGTTTTCCAACAAGCTCTATACAATCCTTGGATTATTGCAGCTTGATAAAAAAGAAGAAGCGCTTTCTTATATTCAACAGGAAAGCTCGCTGCAAAAAAACTGGATTCGCTTGCTCATTCAGAAAGTGTCCGACCCGCAGGTAAGCGGTCTTTTACTTGGCAAAATAAATCAGGCAAGTGAGTTAGGGATCGAAATCGAAATTCAAAAGGACAGCAGACTGACAACCCCTTTACATGAAAAACAAAGAGAAGCCCTGTTGACCGCCATTGGAAATTTGATTGATAATGCGATGGATGCAGTGAGAAAAAATCCACCGGATGACCGGAAAATTGCGATATTTTTTACGGATATCGGAAAGGATATCCTATTTGAAATAGACGATTCGGGTGAGGGCGTGCCTGATTTATATGTAAAAATGATCTTTGACCAAGGATTTACATTAAAGAAGGGTGAACATGGCGGTTTAGGGTTGGCGCTGACAAAGCAACTGATTGAGGGAGTAAACGGAGAACTTTATTTAGAAGAAGGCGACCTGGGCGGAGCTGGCTTCGTGCTTTCCATACCAAAAGAAAGGGGTGAATCGGATGCTTGA
- a CDS encoding response regulator, whose protein sequence is MLEAIQVLIVEDDFRIAEINRQFVNRVEGFVVAGIVKTGDEALTYLRDASTLPELILLDVYIPDVQGLDLFWTLRSEFTEIDVIMMTAANEVETIVEALRGGIFDYMVKPVDFDRFERTLLSFRNQRHLLTTKTELMQEEIDLLTGLQVTPMPSKEDGTRLPKGIDQLTLDKIKRILQESGESGITALDAGSNVGVSRSTARRYLEYLVSIKEADAQLKYGDIGRPERKYVPWTK, encoded by the coding sequence ATGCTTGAAGCGATTCAAGTATTAATTGTGGAAGACGACTTCCGAATTGCGGAGATCAACCGCCAATTCGTCAATCGAGTGGAAGGATTCGTCGTAGCGGGAATCGTAAAAACAGGCGATGAGGCGCTCACTTATTTACGCGACGCCAGTACTTTGCCAGAGCTTATTTTATTGGATGTCTACATTCCCGACGTTCAAGGGTTGGATTTATTTTGGACATTGCGAAGCGAGTTTACTGAAATTGACGTCATCATGATGACGGCTGCCAATGAAGTGGAGACCATTGTAGAAGCACTGCGCGGCGGAATTTTTGACTACATGGTAAAACCAGTGGACTTTGACCGATTTGAACGGACGCTTTTGAGTTTCCGGAACCAAAGACATCTTTTGACGACGAAGACAGAGCTCATGCAAGAAGAAATAGACCTGCTGACAGGCTTGCAAGTCACCCCCATGCCAAGTAAAGAAGACGGTACAAGATTGCCGAAAGGAATCGACCAACTGACATTGGACAAGATAAAGCGAATCTTACAAGAAAGCGGTGAATCCGGCATCACGGCGTTAGATGCCGGAAGCAACGTAGGGGTGAGCCGATCGACCGCCAGGCGTTATCTGGAATATTTGGTATCCATAAAAGAAGCGGATGCCCAGTTGAAATACGGGGACATCGGGCGTCCCGAGCGAAAATATGTGCCGTGGACAAAATGA
- a CDS encoding CitMHS family transporter, with product MLSIIGLITIVIIVALLISGKVSPIVGLVLVPVVGAFAAGFGFEEIGVFFTEGTTKVASVAIMFIFAILFFGIMQDVGLFDPLINRMIAISRGNVIAVAVATVIIAAIAHLDGSGASTFLITIPALLPLYKRLKMNPYLLLMLVGTAASIMNMVPWAGPLGRTASVLDVDVTELWKPLIPIQIIGLVLLVMIAVVLGYREKRLIAKRAVAGEEFEDEISDTTIADAQVAAAVAEENDLLRPKLLWINALLAISVIGVLVWGIIPAGFAFMIGVSIALPLNFPKVKDQMERIKVHAPGGIMMATIILAAGSFLGILNGTNMLTSIATDLVTVLPAFVAPYLHLIIGIFGVPFDLLLSTDAYYFALLPIIDQVALTFGIPSLSTAYAMIIGNIVGTFVSPLSPALWLALGLAGLEMGKHIRYSFMMMWGLSIVLLIIAVLLGVVII from the coding sequence ATGCTCAGTATTATAGGTTTGATAACGATTGTCATCATTGTAGCACTGCTCATTAGCGGGAAAGTTTCTCCCATTGTCGGGCTCGTATTAGTGCCAGTTGTAGGAGCATTTGCTGCAGGCTTCGGTTTCGAGGAAATTGGTGTGTTTTTCACTGAAGGAACTACGAAAGTTGCAAGCGTTGCCATTATGTTCATCTTCGCCATTTTGTTTTTTGGGATTATGCAAGACGTCGGGTTATTCGACCCGCTTATTAATAGAATGATTGCGATTTCACGTGGAAATGTTATCGCCGTTGCTGTTGCGACCGTTATCATTGCTGCCATTGCGCACTTGGACGGATCGGGTGCATCGACATTCCTTATTACCATTCCCGCATTGCTGCCATTGTACAAACGTTTAAAAATGAACCCTTATTTACTTCTAATGCTCGTGGGAACTGCCGCCTCGATTATGAATATGGTTCCTTGGGCAGGTCCACTTGGTAGAACGGCTTCTGTGCTGGATGTGGATGTTACGGAACTTTGGAAACCATTGATTCCGATTCAAATTATCGGTCTTGTTTTATTAGTCATGATTGCCGTCGTATTGGGCTATCGTGAAAAACGATTGATAGCGAAACGAGCTGTAGCAGGAGAAGAGTTTGAGGATGAAATTTCTGACACAACGATTGCTGATGCACAAGTGGCGGCGGCTGTAGCAGAAGAGAATGACTTACTACGTCCGAAACTTCTTTGGATCAATGCCCTTCTAGCGATTTCTGTGATCGGCGTGCTTGTATGGGGCATTATTCCGGCAGGTTTTGCGTTCATGATCGGTGTCAGTATTGCATTGCCACTCAATTTCCCGAAAGTGAAAGATCAGATGGAACGCATTAAAGTGCACGCACCAGGCGGAATCATGATGGCGACGATTATTTTGGCCGCTGGATCTTTCTTAGGTATTTTAAACGGTACGAATATGCTGACGTCAATTGCCACAGATTTAGTAACCGTCCTACCGGCATTTGTTGCTCCGTATTTACATCTCATTATCGGTATATTCGGCGTACCTTTCGACTTGCTGCTAAGCACGGATGCATACTATTTTGCCCTGTTGCCAATTATTGATCAGGTTGCCCTTACATTCGGCATCCCATCACTTTCCACGGCTTACGCAATGATCATCGGAAACATTGTCGGTACATTCGTAAGTCCATTATCACCTGCACTTTGGTTAGCGCTTGGGCTTGCTGGCCTGGAAATGGGGAAACATATCCGTTATTCCTTCATGATGATGTGGGGACTCAGTATTGTCCTATTAATCATTGCAGTTTTGCTTGGTGTCGTTATCATCTAA
- a CDS encoding branched-chain amino acid transport system II carrier protein gives MVLLSIFQHFFGEIRKMYVFAVAVAAVFAFRDVLDSFSIQWEALDSLLHFLPLFENGLGWTVPACLAAMLGYVWDFRREKIQLRAQKMQS, from the coding sequence TTGGTCCTCCTGTCCATCTTCCAACACTTTTTTGGGGAAATTAGGAAAATGTACGTTTTCGCGGTCGCAGTAGCCGCCGTGTTTGCTTTTCGAGATGTTTTGGACAGCTTTTCCATCCAATGGGAAGCGCTTGACTCCCTTTTGCATTTCTTGCCGTTGTTTGAAAACGGGCTAGGCTGGACGGTCCCCGCTTGTTTAGCCGCAATGCTAGGATATGTCTGGGACTTCCGGCGGGAAAAAATTCAACTGCGCGCGCAGAAAATGCAGTCATGA
- a CDS encoding branched-chain amino acid transport system II carrier protein, with protein MSKKNVLLLGFMLFSLFFGAGNLIFPPLLGMESGSAFVPAIAGFILTAVFLPFLTIVSVSLSSNGLVSIGQRVHPVFGLVFAIIIYMTIGAFYGIPRASNVAYELGLKQMASFDGGLPLLLFSIVFFGLTYLLSIDPRKMIDHVARLLTPALLHLPDCNCIGPPVHLPTLFWGN; from the coding sequence GTGAGTAAGAAGAATGTGTTGTTATTGGGTTTTATGCTCTTTTCGTTGTTTTTTGGTGCCGGAAATCTGATATTCCCTCCTCTTCTTGGGATGGAATCGGGCAGTGCCTTTGTGCCGGCCATTGCCGGGTTTATTTTAACGGCCGTTTTCCTGCCCTTTTTGACAATCGTCTCGGTCTCTCTGTCCAGCAATGGACTAGTGTCAATCGGGCAACGGGTCCATCCCGTTTTCGGCCTCGTGTTTGCCATCATCATCTATATGACGATTGGTGCGTTCTATGGAATTCCCCGGGCGTCCAATGTTGCATATGAATTGGGTTTGAAGCAAATGGCCAGTTTTGATGGAGGACTCCCGCTGCTCTTGTTCTCCATCGTGTTCTTCGGCTTGACGTACTTGCTTAGCATTGATCCACGGAAGATGATTGATCACGTAGCACGGCTTCTGACACCTGCCCTGCTTCATCTACCCGATTGCAATTGTATTGGTCCTCCTGTCCATCTTCCAACACTTTTTTGGGGAAATTAG
- a CDS encoding YitT family protein yields MKNLIVVVGSLIVAFGFNFFLVPYGILSSGLSGIAILIGLVTPFDIGLMNLLLNLPLLIWGYFKLGRLITVNTLVCVVSLSVFLYLLPVHPVTDNILLSVIFGGLIGGIGVGMILKYSGTSGGLDIIAIVLSRTSNVSVGLLLTAMNGVIVLISGMAFDWNIALYTLLSIYLTGKMIDAIHTDHIKLTMQIVTTEGEAIRKDLIRSIYRGITITEGFGGYTQETKQILMTVVTRYETMEIKKIVRNHDEKAFINIYETVEVDGKFASN; encoded by the coding sequence ATGAAAAATTTGATTGTTGTCGTCGGTTCGTTGATTGTGGCATTTGGCTTTAATTTCTTTTTGGTGCCTTATGGGATTTTGAGCAGCGGATTAAGTGGCATTGCAATTCTGATAGGCCTTGTCACTCCGTTTGATATCGGTTTAATGAACCTGCTGCTAAATTTGCCTTTACTTATTTGGGGGTACTTCAAGCTTGGCAGGCTGATCACAGTCAATACGCTTGTTTGTGTCGTATCCCTCTCTGTTTTCTTGTACCTTTTGCCAGTTCACCCCGTTACGGATAACATTTTGTTGTCCGTAATATTCGGAGGTCTTATCGGCGGGATCGGAGTCGGGATGATTTTGAAGTACTCGGGCACGTCCGGCGGTTTGGATATCATTGCGATCGTCCTTTCCAGAACGAGCAATGTCAGTGTCGGTCTTTTGCTGACGGCCATGAATGGAGTGATTGTCCTCATTTCAGGTATGGCCTTTGACTGGAACATTGCGTTGTACACCCTGTTGTCGATTTATTTGACAGGTAAAATGATTGACGCCATTCATACGGACCACATCAAATTGACGATGCAGATTGTGACGACGGAAGGGGAAGCGATCCGGAAAGATCTGATTCGGTCCATCTACCGGGGCATTACGATCACGGAAGGATTCGGCGGTTACACACAGGAGACCAAACAGATTTTAATGACAGTGGTCACACGTTACGAAACGATGGAGATCAAGAAGATTGTCCGTAACCATGACGAAAAAGCCTTTATTAACATATATGAAACGGTGGAAGTCGACGGAAAATTCGCCAGTAACTAA